A single window of Gammaproteobacteria bacterium DNA harbors:
- a CDS encoding GNAT family protein, with protein sequence MMTIIKKPIVSIQEPKRDDEDKFLTAMQNSRALHYPWVTAPQTSEEFKNYLQRYRQDNQKSFLVCDQAGDIVGVFNLNEIVRGVFQSAYLGFYGVAEYTGKGYMQAGLALVLKKVFFEMNLHRVEANIQPENYRSIHLVKNSGFQKEGYSKYYLKINGEWRDHERWAITVENFIPQS encoded by the coding sequence ATGATGACGATAATCAAAAAGCCAATAGTCTCAATACAAGAACCCAAGCGTGATGATGAAGATAAGTTTCTAACAGCCATGCAAAATAGCCGAGCACTGCATTATCCTTGGGTAACAGCACCGCAAACGTCAGAAGAATTTAAAAATTATTTACAGCGCTATCGGCAAGACAATCAAAAAAGTTTTTTGGTGTGTGATCAGGCAGGAGATATTGTCGGGGTGTTTAATTTGAATGAAATTGTGCGCGGTGTGTTTCAGAGTGCGTATTTGGGATTCTATGGAGTTGCTGAATATACAGGCAAAGGTTATATGCAGGCAGGACTGGCATTGGTTCTAAAAAAAGTTTTTTTTGAAATGAATTTACATCGTGTGGAAGCCAATATTCAGCCGGAAAACTACCGTTCAATTCATTTGGTAAAAAATAGCGGATTTCAGAAAGAAGGGTATTCTAAATATTATCTTAAAATCAATGGTGAATGGCGTGACCATGAGCGTTGGGCAATCACTGTTGAAAATTTCATACCCCAATCGTAA
- a CDS encoding ABC transporter permease, with product MRHLLFSWSRLFAVIRKEFIQMRRDRLTFAMMVLIPLMQLTLFGYAINTNPKNLPSAVLAEDNSPYTRAFIQGLKNTEYFKISHEVNSEQEAKHLIDVGEVLFVFSIPSDFTYRLLRHEHPSILVEADATDPVTTGNALAAVQILARSVLDQTIKGSGYYLKNPPPAYNVIIHAKFNPESNTQYNIVPALLGVVLTMTMVVITSLAITRERERGTMENLLAMPVRPLEVMVGKITPYILVGYIQVCLILLVANLLFKVPIEGSLLLLLFAVLPFIAANLAMGLTFSSIAQNQLQAMQMAFFFFLPSILLSGFMFPFKGMPQWAQYVGEILPLTHFLRIVRGILLKGTGLTDIWREIWPIGVFMLVAMTIGLLRYKKTLD from the coding sequence ATGAGACATTTGCTCTTTTCTTGGTCGCGGTTATTTGCCGTCATCCGTAAAGAATTTATCCAAATGCGACGCGATCGCTTAACTTTCGCCATGATGGTACTTATACCCTTGATGCAATTGACATTGTTTGGTTATGCCATTAATACCAACCCTAAAAATTTGCCCAGCGCGGTTTTAGCTGAAGACAATAGCCCCTATACGCGGGCATTTATCCAAGGGCTGAAAAATACGGAATATTTTAAAATTAGTCATGAAGTGAATAGTGAACAAGAAGCCAAACACTTAATTGATGTGGGTGAAGTGCTGTTTGTGTTTTCTATCCCCAGTGATTTCACCTACCGGCTATTACGCCATGAACATCCCAGTATTTTAGTTGAGGCAGATGCCACTGACCCGGTGACTACGGGTAATGCTTTAGCGGCAGTGCAAATTCTTGCTAGATCAGTATTGGATCAGACGATCAAAGGCAGCGGTTATTATTTAAAGAATCCGCCTCCGGCATATAATGTCATTATCCATGCAAAATTTAATCCAGAAAGTAATACCCAGTACAATATTGTGCCGGCATTATTAGGCGTCGTTTTGACTATGACGATGGTAGTCATTACTAGCCTTGCGATCACGCGCGAGCGTGAACGGGGTACGATGGAAAATTTATTGGCTATGCCGGTGCGGCCGCTGGAAGTGATGGTAGGAAAAATTACGCCCTATATTTTAGTTGGTTATATACAGGTTTGTTTGATTTTGCTAGTCGCAAATTTACTTTTTAAGGTGCCTATTGAAGGCAGTTTGTTATTATTACTTTTTGCTGTTTTACCCTTTATCGCTGCTAATTTAGCTATGGGATTGACGTTCTCTAGCATTGCACAAAACCAACTACAAGCGATGCAGATGGCGTTTTTTTTCTTCCTGCCGTCGATTTTGTTATCGGGATTTATGTTCCCGTTTAAAGGTATGCCGCAGTGGGCGCAATATGTGGGTGAGATATTGCCATTGACACATTTTTTACGGATTGTGCGCGGTATATTGTTAAAAGGTACAGGATTGACAGACATCTGGCGAGAAATTTGGCCAATTGGTGTTTTCATGTTGGTGGCAATGACGATTGGGTTGCTGCGTTATAAGAAAACCTTAGATTAA
- a CDS encoding type II toxin-antitoxin system RelB/DinJ family antitoxin: MYKIATINTPIEPELKHKAEAILHKVGLTSAEAVRLFYKQICLRKGLPFEVKIPNPKTLKAMRDAEEGKTHKVKHIDELFKDLE, from the coding sequence ATGTATAAAATAGCAACTATTAATACTCCTATCGAGCCTGAATTAAAACATAAGGCAGAAGCCATATTGCATAAAGTGGGGCTAACTTCAGCCGAAGCCGTCCGCTTATTTTACAAGCAAATTTGTCTTAGAAAAGGCTTGCCTTTTGAGGTAAAGATACCTAACCCAAAAACTTTGAAAGCTATGCGCGATGCTGAAGAGGGAAAAACGCATAAAGTTAAACATATTGATGAGCTATTCAAGGATTTAGAATAA
- a CDS encoding L-rhamnose/proton symporter RhaT → MPSVLVAIFYAIFAGIMNGSFALPTKYSQPWRFENIWFGYALFGFLILPWVTLFLLDPRVITIYHLMPTYTLFIILLGGVSFGIGQACFARALEIIGFGLGFVINIGLGTGLGFLLPLVILHPEQILSPIGLATLIGTVFIIIGLLLSFKAGQQRDTALQLLSKTSSKAQYHAGVLLSIIAGLSSAGQNFTFALTGNMQQIALASGIHSLASAIIIWPVFLLCSFIAYGGYMLYSQAKNNSFKLYIQPGSGRNWIFACIMGLLWYVPLVFYSKSSLLIGKLGPIVVWPLFMVLIILASNFWGWRHKEWEHCQPSIKRKALIAIMALIVAVMVLAYSATLSLG, encoded by the coding sequence GTGCCGTCGGTTTTAGTCGCGATATTTTATGCTATTTTTGCTGGGATCATGAATGGTTCTTTTGCCTTGCCTACTAAATACAGCCAACCATGGCGCTTTGAAAATATCTGGTTTGGCTATGCACTATTCGGCTTTTTAATTCTGCCTTGGGTCACCTTATTCCTGCTCGACCCAAGAGTGATAACGATTTATCACCTGATGCCTACCTATACTCTGTTTATTATCTTGTTGGGAGGCGTTTCATTTGGTATCGGCCAGGCTTGTTTTGCCCGAGCGCTAGAAATCATAGGTTTCGGACTGGGTTTTGTTATCAATATTGGCTTAGGTACAGGTTTGGGGTTTTTATTGCCTTTGGTAATACTACATCCAGAGCAAATCCTCTCCCCCATTGGCCTTGCTACCTTAATCGGCACGGTATTTATTATTATCGGTTTGCTGCTTTCCTTTAAAGCCGGTCAACAGCGGGATACCGCTTTGCAGCTATTATCCAAAACCTCATCAAAAGCCCAGTACCACGCAGGTGTATTACTCTCTATTATCGCCGGACTCTCCTCAGCAGGACAGAATTTTACTTTCGCACTGACCGGGAATATGCAACAAATAGCCCTGGCCTCAGGGATTCATTCTCTGGCATCAGCGATAATTATCTGGCCAGTATTTTTATTATGCAGTTTTATAGCCTATGGCGGATACATGCTTTATTCTCAGGCTAAAAATAATTCTTTCAAACTTTATATTCAGCCTGGATCAGGGCGCAACTGGATTTTTGCTTGCATTATGGGGCTACTTTGGTACGTGCCTTTAGTATTTTATAGTAAATCTTCGCTATTAATTGGCAAGCTGGGTCCAATCGTGGTCTGGCCATTGTTCATGGTATTGATTATACTGGCGTCCAATTTCTGGGGTTGGCGGCATAAGGAATGGGAACACTGCCAACCCAGCATAAAGCGTAAGGCATTAATTGCTATTATGGCTTTGATTGTTGCGGTTATGGTTTTAGCCTATAGTGCAACTTTATCATTAGGTTAA
- a CDS encoding ROK family protein — protein sequence MNQFVGIEGGGTKFVCVYGSGPDDLHDRTVIRTRGPKETMAEVYEYIRQCQKKADIKAIGVAIFGPLDLNEHSETYGYILPTAKVEWSNYNLIGELKREFNLPVGFDTDVNGAAIGEYRWGAAKGLSDFIYLTVGTGIGGGAMVNGKLLHGAQHPEMGHIMIFQDMRRDSFEGVCAYHKNCLEGLASGPSMKVRWNVNSALDLPQDHIAWDIEAHYLGIALATYTMTLCPMRIILGGGVMKQQQLFPKIRSEMLKTLNGYILNDTVAKHTDSYVVSPGLGENSGILGSIALAEMSYLQQQG from the coding sequence ATGAATCAATTCGTTGGAATTGAAGGCGGCGGCACAAAATTTGTCTGTGTATACGGTTCCGGGCCTGATGACCTGCACGATAGAACGGTAATACGTACGCGCGGACCCAAAGAAACTATGGCCGAAGTTTATGAATATATACGCCAGTGTCAGAAAAAAGCTGATATCAAAGCCATTGGTGTGGCGATATTCGGCCCCTTAGATCTCAATGAACATTCCGAAACCTATGGATATATTCTGCCCACAGCTAAAGTTGAATGGTCTAATTACAATCTCATAGGCGAGCTGAAGCGCGAGTTTAACCTACCGGTAGGTTTTGATACCGATGTCAACGGTGCAGCCATTGGCGAATACCGCTGGGGCGCAGCGAAAGGATTGAGCGATTTCATCTATTTAACGGTAGGCACCGGCATCGGCGGTGGTGCTATGGTGAATGGGAAATTGCTACACGGTGCCCAGCATCCCGAGATGGGGCATATTATGATTTTTCAGGATATGCGCCGTGATTCATTTGAAGGGGTCTGTGCCTATCACAAAAACTGCCTAGAAGGCTTAGCTTCTGGGCCCTCCATGAAAGTGCGCTGGAATGTGAATTCTGCCTTGGATTTGCCGCAAGACCATATTGCTTGGGATATCGAAGCCCACTACTTGGGTATTGCGCTCGCCACCTATACCATGACTTTATGCCCCATGCGCATTATTTTGGGCGGCGGCGTGATGAAACAGCAACAATTATTTCCTAAAATCAGAAGTGAAATGTTAAAAACTTTAAATGGTTACATTCTCAATGATACGGTGGCTAAACATACTGACTCTTATGTGGTTAGCCCGGGTTTGGGTGAGAATTCGGGGATTTTAGGGTCTATTGCTTTGGCGGAGATGAGTTATTTGCAACAACAGGGTTGA
- a CDS encoding HigA family addiction module antitoxin, whose protein sequence is MIMHNPPHPGEFIREICLKHLHLTVTQAARDLGVTRKALSELLNGKTGISPEMALRLAKAFNTTPESWLTQQVHYDLWKAKKNEKNLKVKVLRKHKDTH, encoded by the coding sequence ATTATTATGCATAATCCACCTCATCCAGGCGAATTTATTCGAGAAATTTGCTTAAAACACCTGCACTTAACTGTAACTCAAGCCGCACGCGATTTAGGAGTAACACGAAAGGCACTCTCAGAGCTGTTAAATGGTAAAACAGGTATCAGTCCAGAAATGGCCTTACGATTAGCCAAAGCTTTTAACACAACTCCTGAAAGCTGGCTTACACAACAAGTTCATTATGATTTGTGGAAAGCCAAAAAGAATGAAAAAAATCTAAAAGTAAAAGTTTTACGGAAGCATAAAGACACTCATTAA
- a CDS encoding helix-turn-helix transcriptional regulator: MSEKSPISMRLKEARLAAGLSQKQLGILAGIDEFVASARMNQYETGKHTPDFSILSEIARVLELPVAYFYVEDDVLAQIISLYGKLNINNKRNALKLIRQL, from the coding sequence ATGTCAGAAAAATCACCTATCAGTATGCGACTGAAAGAAGCGCGTTTAGCTGCAGGATTATCTCAAAAACAGCTAGGGATTTTGGCGGGTATTGATGAGTTTGTTGCCAGTGCACGTATGAATCAATATGAAACTGGAAAACATACGCCTGATTTTTCAATATTGTCAGAAATAGCTAGAGTTTTAGAACTTCCAGTAGCTTATTTCTATGTAGAGGATGATGTATTGGCACAAATTATTAGTTTATACGGGAAGCTGAATATAAATAATAAACGCAACGCTTTAAAGTTGATTAGACAGCTTTAA
- a CDS encoding HlyD family efflux transporter periplasmic adaptor subunit, with amino-acid sequence MLNPKHWILLVVILLLLTAGCSRQERLQGYIEGEYINLSSNYSGILKQLLVSRGDLVKENQLIYVLDSEPEASELSRAEQQLTQAKNTLADLENPQRATILQSIIAQREQAQANLKFSLATLQRYQNLFAQGAISRQQLDQAQSDYQRDLNQVNQYAANLAEAEQGARQNQIKAQTAAVFAAEAAVDQASWELAQKTMYAPAAGRIYDTYYRVGEFVTAQQPVASLLTPDNIYLIFYIPEPDRSKLAVDQTVEFSCDSCEGRFTAKINYISPEAEYTPPVIFSRESRIKLVYRVQARLPLEEAKRFYPGQPVDVYIKP; translated from the coding sequence GTGCTAAATCCTAAGCACTGGATATTACTCGTTGTCATCCTATTGCTATTGACGGCAGGTTGTTCCAGACAAGAAAGACTGCAAGGCTATATCGAAGGCGAATATATTAATTTGTCTTCTAATTATTCGGGTATTTTAAAGCAGCTACTGGTTTCACGTGGCGATTTGGTTAAAGAAAACCAGCTGATCTATGTGTTGGACAGCGAGCCGGAAGCTTCCGAGTTGAGTAGGGCTGAGCAGCAATTGACACAGGCCAAAAATACGCTAGCGGATTTAGAAAACCCCCAACGCGCGACTATCTTACAATCTATTATTGCCCAGCGTGAACAAGCACAAGCCAATCTGAAGTTTTCCTTAGCAACCCTGCAAAGGTACCAAAATCTCTTTGCCCAGGGCGCAATATCTCGCCAACAACTGGATCAAGCCCAATCAGATTATCAGCGTGACCTCAACCAGGTAAACCAGTATGCCGCCAATCTTGCCGAGGCAGAGCAGGGTGCGCGTCAAAATCAAATCAAAGCACAGACTGCAGCCGTATTTGCAGCTGAGGCGGCTGTGGATCAAGCGAGCTGGGAGTTGGCGCAAAAAACGATGTACGCACCCGCCGCCGGTCGGATTTATGATACTTATTACAGAGTAGGCGAATTTGTAACTGCACAGCAGCCAGTCGCATCGCTATTGACCCCTGATAATATTTACCTGATTTTTTATATCCCCGAGCCTGACCGTAGTAAGTTAGCTGTAGACCAGACCGTGGAGTTTAGTTGTGATAGTTGTGAAGGTCGTTTTACAGCGAAAATTAACTATATTTCTCCAGAGGCTGAATATACCCCTCCTGTCATTTTCAGCCGTGAAAGTCGCATAAAACTGGTGTATCGGGTGCAGGCTAGGCTACCATTGGAAGAGGCTAAACGTTTTTATCCAGGTCAGCCGGTGGATGTTTACATCAAGCCCTAA
- a CDS encoding ABC transporter ATP-binding protein, translated as MSQQNATAFPISSPVIDIKNLSKSFAGKPAVQGISLQVNAGEIFGFLGPNGSGKTTTIRMLCGLLIPDSGEGQCLGYDIIKEAYAIKKQVGYMPQRFSLYEDLSIYENLDFIARIYNLANREERIEASLIDLGLQNRSQQLAGTLSGGWKQRLALAAALLHEPKLLLLDEPTAGVDPKARRDFWDHIHLLGERGITALVSTHYMDEAERCHRLAYIMNGILMVSGTARQVIQASGLMTWQVTGANLRELSRKLTQHSQKWQVTAFGNTLHISYPQGSSLTQDIALFSDSQWHWQQVSPNLEDVFVHLTQQQENTP; from the coding sequence ATGTCACAGCAAAATGCCACTGCTTTTCCAATCTCTTCCCCAGTGATCGATATTAAAAATCTAAGCAAAAGTTTTGCAGGTAAACCGGCGGTTCAAGGGATTTCGCTTCAGGTCAATGCGGGAGAAATCTTCGGTTTCCTAGGTCCCAATGGCAGCGGAAAAACAACAACTATCCGCATGTTGTGCGGTTTGCTAATTCCTGATTCTGGAGAAGGGCAGTGTTTAGGCTATGACATTATCAAAGAAGCTTACGCTATTAAAAAACAAGTCGGCTATATGCCGCAGCGTTTTAGTTTGTATGAAGATTTAAGCATCTATGAAAATTTAGATTTTATCGCACGCATTTACAATTTAGCGAATCGCGAGGAACGAATAGAAGCAAGTCTCATCGATTTAGGATTGCAGAATCGCAGTCAGCAGCTAGCGGGGACTTTATCAGGAGGTTGGAAGCAACGTTTGGCCTTAGCTGCTGCATTATTGCATGAACCCAAACTATTATTGTTAGATGAGCCAACAGCGGGAGTTGATCCTAAAGCGCGCCGAGATTTTTGGGATCATATTCACCTGCTGGGTGAGCGCGGCATCACGGCTTTAGTGAGTACGCATTATATGGATGAAGCAGAACGCTGCCATCGCTTAGCTTATATCATGAACGGCATATTGATGGTTTCAGGTACTGCTCGGCAAGTGATTCAGGCATCAGGCCTTATGACATGGCAAGTGACGGGGGCAAACTTAAGAGAATTATCGAGAAAATTAACTCAGCACTCACAAAAATGGCAGGTAACTGCCTTTGGTAATACCTTGCATATTAGCTATCCACAAGGCAGCAGCCTCACGCAAGACATCGCACTTTTTTCCGACTCACAATGGCATTGGCAACAAGTTTCGCCCAATCTAGAAGATGTATTTGTGCATCTAACACAGCAGCAGGAAAACACGCCATGA
- a CDS encoding 5'-methylthioadenosine/adenosylhomocysteine nucleosidase translates to MSIGIIGAMPEEIDILKADMTDLVVDKTASREYFSGKLYGIETTLVFSRWGKVASAMAASTLIAKYPVDSIIFVGVAGAIDDQLNIGDVVIAEELYQHDLDARPLFKQFEIPLTGLSMLKADKALSASAENSAKLFCHNEIRKIIPPLVLKEFDIIAPVCHRGIIASGDAFIATNAQKQQIEQAMPKVLAVEMEGAAVAQVCVEHNIPFTVVRTISDKADHSAHIDFPRFISQVARHYSRSIIQSMYLSFLRRSEKKIRG, encoded by the coding sequence GTGTCAATAGGTATTATAGGCGCTATGCCAGAAGAAATAGATATTTTAAAAGCGGATATGACGGATTTAGTTGTTGATAAAACTGCGTCTAGAGAATATTTTTCCGGCAAGCTTTATGGTATTGAAACGACTTTAGTATTTTCGCGTTGGGGAAAAGTAGCTTCAGCTATGGCGGCCAGCACATTGATTGCTAAATATCCTGTCGATAGCATTATTTTTGTTGGCGTTGCCGGTGCGATTGATGACCAATTAAATATTGGTGATGTCGTTATTGCTGAGGAACTTTATCAGCATGACCTGGATGCCAGGCCATTATTTAAACAATTTGAAATTCCATTGACCGGACTTTCTATGCTTAAAGCGGATAAAGCACTTTCAGCATCAGCAGAAAATTCTGCGAAATTATTTTGTCATAATGAGATTAGAAAAATCATTCCCCCTCTGGTATTGAAAGAATTTGATATAATTGCTCCGGTATGCCATCGCGGGATTATAGCGAGTGGTGATGCTTTTATAGCAACTAACGCGCAAAAACAACAAATAGAACAAGCGATGCCGAAAGTTTTAGCTGTAGAAATGGAAGGTGCTGCAGTTGCGCAAGTCTGTGTTGAACATAACATTCCATTTACAGTTGTGCGGACTATTTCCGATAAAGCCGATCATAGCGCACACATCGATTTTCCAAGGTTTATTTCTCAAGTGGCTAGGCATTATTCAAGAAGTATTATTCAATCTATGTATTTGTCATTTCTTCGAAGGTCGGAAAAAAAGATTCGAGGTTGA
- the tkt gene encoding transketolase, with protein sequence MPTRLELANALRMLSVDAVQKANSGHPGMPMGMADIAEVLWNDFLRHNPADPNWINRDRFMLSNGHGAMLHYALLHLTGYNLSIEDLKHFRQLHSKTPGHPEYGYTPGVETTTGPLGQGFANAVGMAIAEKALAAEFNRGGINIIDHFTYVFVGDGCLMEGISHEAASLAGTQMLGKLIAFYDDNSISIDGDVRGWFTDNTVKRFEAYNWHVVPHVDGHDPKTIYSAIEEARSVTDRPSLICCKTQIGFGSPNLAGTAKTHGSPLGEAEVAEVRKQLEWPYPPFVIPPEIYTNWNAKKLGTELEEEWRSKFHDYRKANSILAQEFQRRTESHLPKEWESKTQVFIRNCAEKPQNIATRKASELCLNAIAPLLPELMGGSADLTGSNNTWHSLSRVFNHYDPTGNYIHYGVREFAMFAMMNGIALHRGFIPYGGTFLTFIDYGRNAIRLAAMMKQRVIYVLTHDSIGLGEDGPTHQPVEHAAILRLTPNLAVWRPCDLVETAVAWKAAIERMEGPSALLLSRQNLPQQERDKKTMLQIHRGGYVLLDCSGRPEAIIIATGSEVCLAMAAGQSLIDKGHKVRVVSMPSTTVFDQQEPSYQDSVLPRKIKARVAVEAGISDFWYKYVGREGKIVGLTRYGESAPYQEVYDSLGITVEHIEKAVKSLI encoded by the coding sequence ATGCCTACGCGGCTAGAGCTTGCTAATGCGCTGCGCATGTTAAGTGTTGATGCCGTTCAAAAGGCCAATTCCGGCCATCCCGGCATGCCCATGGGAATGGCAGATATCGCCGAAGTACTGTGGAATGACTTCCTACGCCATAACCCCGCTGACCCCAACTGGATCAACCGCGATCGGTTTATGCTCTCCAACGGCCACGGCGCCATGCTGCACTATGCCCTGTTACACTTAACCGGCTACAACCTCAGCATCGAAGACCTTAAACACTTCCGACAACTCCACTCCAAGACACCGGGTCATCCTGAATACGGCTACACCCCAGGCGTTGAAACCACCACCGGCCCCCTAGGTCAAGGCTTTGCTAATGCCGTGGGCATGGCCATTGCCGAAAAAGCCCTAGCAGCAGAATTTAATCGCGGCGGCATTAATATCATCGATCACTTTACCTATGTGTTTGTCGGTGACGGTTGCTTGATGGAAGGTATCTCACATGAAGCCGCATCCCTAGCCGGCACACAGATGTTGGGTAAATTAATTGCCTTCTACGATGATAACAGCATTTCCATTGATGGCGATGTCAGAGGCTGGTTTACCGATAATACCGTTAAACGTTTTGAAGCCTACAACTGGCATGTCGTACCCCATGTCGATGGCCATGATCCCAAAACCATTTACAGCGCCATCGAAGAAGCACGCTCCGTCACCGACCGTCCCAGCTTAATCTGTTGTAAAACCCAGATTGGTTTTGGTTCACCGAATTTAGCCGGTACCGCGAAAACCCACGGCTCACCTTTAGGCGAGGCTGAAGTAGCGGAAGTCAGAAAACAACTAGAGTGGCCTTATCCGCCTTTCGTTATTCCTCCTGAAATTTATACTAATTGGAATGCTAAAAAATTAGGCACAGAACTCGAAGAAGAATGGCGCAGCAAGTTCCATGATTACCGTAAAGCCAATAGCATCCTGGCACAAGAATTTCAACGTCGCACAGAATCACACTTACCCAAAGAATGGGAAAGCAAAACTCAAGTCTTTATCCGCAATTGCGCAGAAAAACCGCAAAATATCGCAACCCGCAAAGCTTCAGAACTCTGTTTAAATGCCATCGCACCCCTATTACCGGAACTGATGGGCGGTTCAGCTGATTTAACTGGCTCTAATAACACCTGGCACAGCCTATCTCGCGTATTTAACCATTATGATCCTACGGGAAATTATATTCATTATGGCGTGCGCGAATTTGCGATGTTTGCCATGATGAATGGTATCGCCTTGCACCGCGGTTTTATCCCCTATGGCGGCACCTTCCTCACCTTCATCGACTATGGCCGCAATGCGATTCGTTTGGCTGCCATGATGAAACAGCGCGTCATTTATGTGTTGACCCACGATTCCATTGGCTTAGGTGAAGATGGTCCCACGCACCAACCTGTGGAGCATGCAGCCATATTACGACTGACGCCTAACCTAGCCGTATGGCGACCCTGCGATTTGGTGGAAACCGCTGTCGCCTGGAAGGCTGCCATTGAAAGGATGGAAGGACCTAGCGCACTGTTACTGAGTCGACAAAATTTACCGCAGCAGGAGCGCGATAAAAAAACCATGCTGCAGATCCATCGTGGCGGTTATGTGCTGTTAGATTGCAGCGGGCGTCCTGAAGCGATTATTATTGCTACCGGATCTGAGGTCTGTCTGGCTATGGCGGCGGGACAAAGCTTGATCGATAAAGGTCATAAAGTCCGGGTAGTTTCCATGCCCTCTACAACGGTTTTCGATCAGCAGGAACCCAGTTACCAAGATTCGGTATTGCCGCGCAAAATTAAAGCACGTGTGGCTGTGGAGGCTGGCATCAGTGATTTTTGGTACAAATATGTTGGCCGTGAAGGAAAAATTGTGGGATTGACGCGCTATGGAGAGTCGGCGCCTTATCAGGAAGTGTATGATTCCTTGGGTATTACGGTGGAACATATAGAGAAAGCGGTGAAATCTCTAATATAG
- a CDS encoding phosphomannose isomerase type II C-terminal cupin domain translates to MQNNIVGKIYERPWGTYQTLALAKGYQVKIVTINAGGRLSLQKHFKRAEHWVVVAGSPTLTVGEQQKVYHVDESIYIPKEAMHRIENFTDQVCTIIEVQVGDYLGEDDIVRIEDVYGRQ, encoded by the coding sequence ATGCAAAACAATATCGTCGGCAAAATCTACGAACGGCCTTGGGGCACTTACCAAACATTGGCACTGGCCAAAGGCTATCAGGTAAAAATCGTCACTATTAACGCAGGCGGCAGATTATCCCTGCAAAAACATTTCAAACGCGCCGAGCATTGGGTAGTTGTCGCAGGCTCACCAACCTTAACCGTTGGCGAACAACAAAAGGTTTATCACGTCGATGAAAGTATTTACATTCCTAAAGAAGCCATGCATCGAATTGAGAATTTTACCGATCAAGTTTGCACCATTATCGAAGTGCAAGTAGGTGATTACCTCGGTGAAGATGATATTGTACGCATCGAGGATGTGTACGGACGGCAATAA